The DNA window TGTAGTGGTTAGGCTGTGTTCATAGATCAAGGCGAGGGCGACCAATGCAGAACCACTACGCGGTCGAACGATTCGTCCAGGAACGCCACCGGGAGGCGCTGGCGATCGCCGAGGTGCAGGCCCTGCGACGCCGGGCCACTTCCGCCCGGCGCGCCCGCCGCTGGGCGGGTCTGCTGCGGTGGTTGCGCGCAGTCTCTGCCGCAGCGGTCCTCCATCCCGGTGAAGGTGCCCGGATGGCGGGGTCTGTCCGCGAGCCCTAAGAGATCCGCTGCCGCAGACGGGGCGTGTCCAGCAGAGCGATCTTCCGCCCGCGGAGTTCCAGCAGCCCCTGGGAGCGGAAGGAGGCCAGCGCGCGGTTCACCCGCTCGCGGGTCGCGCCCACCATGGTGGCCAGGTCGGTCTGGGTGAGGTCAAAGTCGATCTCGACCCCGCCGTCCGTCCCGACCCCGTAGCGGTCGGCCATCTCCAGAAGTATGCGGGCCAGGCGGGCGTGGACGTCCAGATAGGCCAGGCTCTCCGCGTACTCGGTGACGTGGCGCAGGCGGGTGCTGAGCA is part of the Armatimonadota bacterium genome and encodes:
- a CDS encoding Crp/Fnr family transcriptional regulator produces the protein MAHDGGGGVRRTAEAGPAVYRAGRCHADRAGPATAPAHLPAGHRDLPQGSGLEDTTVYTFSRQEFLQYAGATPQFAIALIALLSTRLRHVTEYAESLAYLDVHARLARILLEMADRYGVGTDGGVEIDFDLTQTDLATMVGATRERVNRALASFRSQGLLELRGRKIALLDTPRLRQRIS